The Methanofollis sp. UBA420 genome contains a region encoding:
- a CDS encoding helix-turn-helix domain-containing protein, translating to MTEEVVVLEPGDERAKKIAKAMASQTANDILSDLKEGPLSAAEIADHLSIPITTLKYHIENLADAGLIEIVKTRWSSKGREMKVYGLTDTLLIVAPQVKDIRSILLKYASLFGVVVFATVIAAVVMPMLMPPAPEPMPRMVAYNDVAPLGAAPKAGGEGFLGGVDTSVLAFFLGGSTVLLTLLVYEVYLYFTYYRRRKSRA from the coding sequence ATGACAGAAGAGGTTGTGGTGCTGGAGCCCGGCGACGAGCGGGCGAAGAAGATCGCGAAGGCGATGGCGAGTCAGACGGCGAACGATATCCTCTCCGACCTGAAGGAGGGGCCGCTCAGCGCCGCCGAGATCGCCGACCACCTCTCCATCCCCATCACCACCCTCAAATACCATATCGAGAACCTGGCCGACGCGGGCCTGATCGAGATCGTGAAGACGCGGTGGAGTTCGAAGGGGCGTGAGATGAAGGTCTACGGCCTCACCGACACTCTCCTCATCGTCGCCCCGCAGGTGAAAGATATCAGGTCGATCCTCCTGAAGTACGCCTCCCTCTTCGGGGTCGTCGTCTTCGCGACCGTCATCGCGGCGGTGGTGATGCCGATGCTCATGCCGCCGGCGCCTGAACCCATGCCGCGGATGGTGGCGTACAACGACGTGGCCCCCCTCGGGGCCGCACCTAAAGCAGGAGGGGAGGGCTTCCTTGGTGGGGTCGACACCTCGGTCCTCGCCTTCTTCCTCGGGGGGAGCACGGTGCTCCTGACCCTCCTTGTCTACGAGGTGTATCTGTACTTCACGTACTATCGGCGGAGAAAGAGCAGGGCGTGA